The Theropithecus gelada isolate Dixy chromosome X, Tgel_1.0, whole genome shotgun sequence genome includes a window with the following:
- the PLP1 gene encoding myelin proteolipid protein isoform X2, translating to MGLLECCARCLVGAPFASLVATGLCFFGVALFCGCGHEALTGTEKLIETYFSKNYQDYEYLINVIHAFQYVIYGTASFFFLYGALLLAEGFYTTGAVRQIFGDYKTTICGKGLSATFVGITYALTVVWLLVFACSAVPVYIYFNTWTTCQSIAFPSKTSASIGSLCADARMYGVLPWNAFPGKVCGSNLLSICKTAEFQMTFHLFIAAFVGAAATLISLLTFMIAATYNFAVLKLMGRGTKF from the exons ATGG GCTTGTTAGAGTGCTGTGCAAGATGTCTGGTAGGGGCCCCCTTTGCTTCCTTGGTGGCCACTGGATTGTGTTTCTTTGGGGTGGCACTATTCTGTGGCTGTGGACATGAAGCCCTCACTGGCACAGAAAAGCTAATTGAGACCTATTTCTCCAAAAACTACCAGGACTATGAGTATCTCATCAATGT GATCCATGCCTTCCAGTATGTCATCTATGGAActgcctctttcttcttcctttatggGGCCCTCCTGCTGGCTGAGGGCTTCTACACCACCGGCGCAGTCAGGCAGATCTTTGGCGACTACAAGACCACCATCTGCGGCAAGGGCCTGAGCGCAACG TTTGTGGGCATCACCTATGCCCTGACCGTTGTGTGGCTCCTGGTGTTTGCCTGCTCTGCTGTGCCTGTGTACATTTACTTCAACACCTGGACCACCTGCCAGTCTATTGCCTTCCCCAGCAAGACCTCTGCCAGTATAGGCAGTCTCTGTGCTGATGCCAGAATGTATG GTGTTCTCCCATGGAATGCTTTCCCTGGCAAGGTTTGTGGCTCCAACCTTCTGTCCATCTGCAAAACAGCTGAG TTCCAAATGACCTTCCACCTGTTTATTGCTGCATTTGTGGGGGCTGCAGCTACACTGATTTCCCTG CTCACCTTCATGATTGCTGCCACTTACAACTTTGCCGTCCTTAAACTCATGGGCCGAGGCACCAAGTTCTGA
- the PLP1 gene encoding myelin proteolipid protein isoform X4, whose translation MSEGSGRESRSLVLQVPGIHAFQYVIYGTASFFFLYGALLLAEGFYTTGAVRQIFGDYKTTICGKGLSATVTGGQKGRGSRGQHQAHSLERVCHCLGKWLGHPDKFVGITYALTVVWLLVFACSAVPVYIYFNTWTTCQSIAFPSKTSASIGSLCADARMYGVLPWNAFPGKVCGSNLLSICKTAEFQMTFHLFIAAFVGAAATLISLLTFMIAATYNFAVLKLMGRGTKF comes from the exons ATGTCTGAAGGGTCGGGCAGGGAGAGTAGGTCCCTGGTTCTCCAGGTCCCAGG GATCCATGCCTTCCAGTATGTCATCTATGGAActgcctctttcttcttcctttatggGGCCCTCCTGCTGGCTGAGGGCTTCTACACCACCGGCGCAGTCAGGCAGATCTTTGGCGACTACAAGACCACCATCTGCGGCAAGGGCCTGAGCGCAACGGTAACAGGGGGCCAGAAGGGGAGGGGTTCCAGAGGCCAACATCAAGCTCATTCTTTGGAGCGGGTGTGTCATTGTTTGGGAAAATGGCTAGGACATCCCGACAAG TTTGTGGGCATCACCTATGCCCTGACCGTTGTGTGGCTCCTGGTGTTTGCCTGCTCTGCTGTGCCTGTGTACATTTACTTCAACACCTGGACCACCTGCCAGTCTATTGCCTTCCCCAGCAAGACCTCTGCCAGTATAGGCAGTCTCTGTGCTGATGCCAGAATGTATG GTGTTCTCCCATGGAATGCTTTCCCTGGCAAGGTTTGTGGCTCCAACCTTCTGTCCATCTGCAAAACAGCTGAG TTCCAAATGACCTTCCACCTGTTTATTGCTGCATTTGTGGGGGCTGCAGCTACACTGATTTCCCTG CTCACCTTCATGATTGCTGCCACTTACAACTTTGCCGTCCTTAAACTCATGGGCCGAGGCACCAAGTTCTGA
- the PLP1 gene encoding myelin proteolipid protein isoform X3 gives MGLLECCARCLVGAPFASLVATGLCFFGVALFCGCGHEALTGTEKLIETYFSKNYQDYEYLINVIHAFQYVIYGTASFFFLYGALLLAEGFYTTGAVRQIFGDYKTTICGKGLSATVTGGQKGRGSRGQHQAHSLERVCHCLGKWLGHPDKFVGITYALTVVWLLVFACSAVPVYIYFNTWTTCQSIAFPSKTSASIGSLCADARMFRCSPMECFPWQGLWLQPSVHLQNS, from the exons ATGG GCTTGTTAGAGTGCTGTGCAAGATGTCTGGTAGGGGCCCCCTTTGCTTCCTTGGTGGCCACTGGATTGTGTTTCTTTGGGGTGGCACTATTCTGTGGCTGTGGACATGAAGCCCTCACTGGCACAGAAAAGCTAATTGAGACCTATTTCTCCAAAAACTACCAGGACTATGAGTATCTCATCAATGT GATCCATGCCTTCCAGTATGTCATCTATGGAActgcctctttcttcttcctttatggGGCCCTCCTGCTGGCTGAGGGCTTCTACACCACCGGCGCAGTCAGGCAGATCTTTGGCGACTACAAGACCACCATCTGCGGCAAGGGCCTGAGCGCAACGGTAACAGGGGGCCAGAAGGGGAGGGGTTCCAGAGGCCAACATCAAGCTCATTCTTTGGAGCGGGTGTGTCATTGTTTGGGAAAATGGCTAGGACATCCCGACAAG TTTGTGGGCATCACCTATGCCCTGACCGTTGTGTGGCTCCTGGTGTTTGCCTGCTCTGCTGTGCCTGTGTACATTTACTTCAACACCTGGACCACCTGCCAGTCTATTGCCTTCCCCAGCAAGACCTCTGCCAGTATAGGCAGTCTCTGTGCTGATGCCAGAATGT TTAGGTGTTCTCCCATGGAATGCTTTCCCTGGCAAGGTTTGTGGCTCCAACCTTCTGTCCATCTGCAAAACAGCTGA
- the PLP1 gene encoding myelin proteolipid protein isoform X1 — MGLLECCARCLVGAPFASLVATGLCFFGVALFCGCGHEALTGTEKLIETYFSKNYQDYEYLINVIHAFQYVIYGTASFFFLYGALLLAEGFYTTGAVRQIFGDYKTTICGKGLSATVTGGQKGRGSRGQHQAHSLERVCHCLGKWLGHPDKFVGITYALTVVWLLVFACSAVPVYIYFNTWTTCQSIAFPSKTSASIGSLCADARMYGVLPWNAFPGKVCGSNLLSICKTAEFQMTFHLFIAAFVGAAATLISLLTFMIAATYNFAVLKLMGRGTKF; from the exons ATGG GCTTGTTAGAGTGCTGTGCAAGATGTCTGGTAGGGGCCCCCTTTGCTTCCTTGGTGGCCACTGGATTGTGTTTCTTTGGGGTGGCACTATTCTGTGGCTGTGGACATGAAGCCCTCACTGGCACAGAAAAGCTAATTGAGACCTATTTCTCCAAAAACTACCAGGACTATGAGTATCTCATCAATGT GATCCATGCCTTCCAGTATGTCATCTATGGAActgcctctttcttcttcctttatggGGCCCTCCTGCTGGCTGAGGGCTTCTACACCACCGGCGCAGTCAGGCAGATCTTTGGCGACTACAAGACCACCATCTGCGGCAAGGGCCTGAGCGCAACGGTAACAGGGGGCCAGAAGGGGAGGGGTTCCAGAGGCCAACATCAAGCTCATTCTTTGGAGCGGGTGTGTCATTGTTTGGGAAAATGGCTAGGACATCCCGACAAG TTTGTGGGCATCACCTATGCCCTGACCGTTGTGTGGCTCCTGGTGTTTGCCTGCTCTGCTGTGCCTGTGTACATTTACTTCAACACCTGGACCACCTGCCAGTCTATTGCCTTCCCCAGCAAGACCTCTGCCAGTATAGGCAGTCTCTGTGCTGATGCCAGAATGTATG GTGTTCTCCCATGGAATGCTTTCCCTGGCAAGGTTTGTGGCTCCAACCTTCTGTCCATCTGCAAAACAGCTGAG TTCCAAATGACCTTCCACCTGTTTATTGCTGCATTTGTGGGGGCTGCAGCTACACTGATTTCCCTG CTCACCTTCATGATTGCTGCCACTTACAACTTTGCCGTCCTTAAACTCATGGGCCGAGGCACCAAGTTCTGA